In Anser cygnoides isolate HZ-2024a breed goose chromosome Z, Taihu_goose_T2T_genome, whole genome shotgun sequence, a genomic segment contains:
- the ELP1 gene encoding elongator complex protein 1 isoform X3, whose protein sequence is MRNLRLHRAAGRRPAAVPSGAPQRFCLGAEPGVVLVGSRRGVVELGAAGQPVTREVSLTAEGFMPEDESGSIVGIEDLPEQECVCVATAAGDILLCNLSTKQVECVGSVDSGLSVMSWSPDQELVLLATGQQTLIMMTRDFEPIAEKQIHQDEFGEGKFVALGWGKKETQFHGSEGKQAAHRKQTEVSPTSAWDDSRPRVTWRGDGQFVAVSAVCPETGARKVRVWNRELVLQSTSEPISGLEQALAWKPSGNLIASTQEKPNRHDVVFLEKNGLLHGEFTLPFRKGQVKVNELLWNADSTVLAIWLEELKTENSNPNSYVQLWTTGNYHWYLKQSLHFGNVEKNKLVSLLWDPVIPYRLHVLCQGWQYLCYDWHWTTDHGMGQNSQHVANVAVIDGDKVLVTAFQHAVVPPPMSTYELQLKQAVNQVAFHTDPKYSGDMAVLDADNKITVYRYGERQRTVKDPTIRLGAVGGNGFKADVETPHLDKTYRVDLGSNANEMMHPLGLRSLTWLPDDSFLVVGQDQHASQSVLHHLTAAPHVTGAEEEHLNLRLSVPVDGELISLCCSPVTKTVALQLADGRILKYLWEASPPVIEPWQTSSGHAVQFPHLCVQTALTGIGGEEVILGLTDRCRFFVNDTEVASNITSFATYNEFLLVTTNSHTCQCFCLKDITVKALQAGLSSAAAPNSETLRKVERGSRIVTVVPQDTKVVLQMPRGNLETVHHRALVLAQIRKWLDRLMFREAFQCMRKLRINLNLLYDHNPKVFLENVETFIKQIDSVNHINLFFTELKDEDFTKSMYPSLNGSSNAQPHQRLDQKKVNLVCDMMRVAMERIDPEKYCLSILTAHVKKNPPELEIALQKVHDLRESISPNVTAVSAEEALKYLLFLVDVNELYDYSLGTYDFDLVIMVAEKSQKDPKEYLPFLNTLQKMETNYQRYTIDKHLKRYAKALGHLSKCGPEHFSEFLNLVKDQNLYCEALKLYPSSTQEYKDISDAYGEYLIQKQLYEQAALIFARAGIFAKALDAFLSSGSWQQALCMASRLGYTTDKLSSLAQSMAGKLVEQRKHAEAAMLLEQYTQDYEEAVLLLLEGAFWEEALRLIHKYDRLDILETNFKPAILEAQKSQLMFLDSQKTAFLRHKSRLQVVRELKEKASESLHDYEMPNCPELDLFSETSSVVTASDVNSKYSHSNSRISARSSKNRRKAERKRYSLKEGSPFEDVALLEVLGENIRAVENVKGDVHILLKQLVLFGFDEQAVGLQQVLEEVLQLMETSIPEIWTPDVQQSSLNPVLGPNSTANSIMAAYQQKRMLAPVVQVLELPGRNPPTNSWV, encoded by the exons ATGAGGAACCTGCGGCTGCACCGCGCCGCCgggcgccgccccgccgccgttCCCTCCGGCGCCCCGCAGCGCTTCTGCCTCGGCGCCGAGCCCGGTGTGGTGCTGGTGGGCTCCCGGCGCGGCGTGGTGGAGCTGGGCGCCGCCGGGCAGCCG GTGACAAGAGAAGTTTCTTTGACTGCTGAGGGTTTTATGCCGGAGGATGAAAGTGGCTCCATCGTCGGTATCGAAGATCTTCCAGAGCaagaatgtgtgtgtgttgccacagcagctggagaCATCCTACTGTGCAATCTCAGCACAAAGCAG GTGGAATGTGTCGGAAGTGTGGACAGCGGCCTGAGTGTCATGAGCTGGAGTCCCGACCAAGAGCTCGTTTTGCTTGCAACAG GTCAGCAAACTCTCATCATGATGACAAGGGATTTTGAGCCAATTGCTGAAAAGCAAATCCACCAAGATGAGTTTGGAGAAG gAAAGTTTGTTGCTCTTGGCTGGGGTAAAAAGGAGACACAGTTCCATGGATCAGAGGGAAAACAGGCAGCACATCGCAAGCAAACG GAAGTATCACCTACTTCAGCCTGGGATGACAGCAGGCCTCGGGTGACATGGAGAGGAGATGGGCAATTTGTTGCCGTGAGTGCTGTCTGTCCAGAGACAG GTGCTCGAAAGGTCCGGGTGTGGAACAGAGAGCTTGTGCTGCAGTCAACAAGTGAGCCTATCTCGGGATTAGAACAAGCACTGGCCTGGAA gccctCTGGAAACTTGATAGCATCCACACAAGAAAAACCCAACAGACATGATGTGGTTTTCTTGGAGAAGAATGGACTTCTTCATGGGGAGTTCACCCTCCCGTTCCGGAAGGGGCAGGTCAAA GTTAATGAACTCCTTTGGAATGCAGATTCCACGGTCCTGGCTATTTGGCTGGAAGAGCTGAAGACTGAAAACTCCAACCCAAACAGTTACG TTCAGCTATGGACCACAGGGAACTATCACTGGTACTTGAAGCAAAGTCTGCATTTTGGCAacgtggaaaaaaataagttggtGTCACTGCTGTGGGACCCAGTGATCCCATACAGACTGCATGTACTCTGCCAGGGCTGGCAGTACCTCTGCTATGACTGGCACTGGACCACAGACCATGGGATGGGGCAGAACAGCCAGCACGTGGCAAATGTGGCTGTCATAGATGGAG ATAAAGTGCTTGTCACAGCATTCCAGCATGCTGTGGTGCCTCCACCCATGTCTACCTATGAGCTTCAGCTCAAACAAGCAGTTAATCAGGTTGCATTTCACACAGATCCTAAATATAGTGGAGACATGGCTGTCCTGGATGCTGATAACAAGATCACTGTGTACAGATATGGTGAGA GACAGAGAACAGTGAAGGACCCCACTATCAGGTTAGGAGCTGTGGGTGGAAATGGATTTAAAGCTGATGTGGAAACGCCACACCTGGATAAAACATACAG GGTTGATCTGGGCAGCAACGCCAATGAGATGATGCATCCTCTTGGGCTCCGATCTCTGACCTGGCTGCCAGATGACAGCTTCCTGGTGGTCGGTCAGGATCAGCATGCTTCTCAGTCTGTCCTTCACCATCTGACTGCAGCACCTCATGTGACTGGAGCTGAAGAAGAGCACCTGAATTTACG GTTGTCTGTGCCTGTAGATGGAGAACTGATaagcctgtgctgcagcccagtgACCAAAACTGTAGCTCTACAGCTGGCCGATGGACGGATCCTGAAGTACCTCTGGG AGGCTTCTCCTCCAGTCATTGAGCCCTGGCAGACTAGCAGTGGCCATGCTGTCCAGTTCCCCCACCTTTGCGTGCAGACTGCTCTCACGGGGATTGGTGGTGAA GAGGTGATCTTGGGCCTCACAGATCGATGCCGGTTTTTTGTTAATGACACTGAG GTTGCTTCCAACATCACGTCATTTGCAACATACAATGAATTTTTGTTGGTGACAACCAACTCCCACACCTGTCAGTGCTTCTGTTTGAAGGACATAACAGTGAAAG CCCTTCAGGCTGGcctgagcagtgctgcagcccctAACAGTGAGACCCTGCGCAAGGTGGAGCGAGGCTCGCGTATCGTCACCGTTGTGCCTCAGGACACAAAGGTTGTGCTACAG ATGCCAAGAGGAAATCTGGAGACTGTTCACCACCGAGCTCTGGTTCTTGCCCAGATTCGAAAGTGGCTAGACAG GCTTATGTTCAGGGAAGCATTTCAGTGTATGAGGAAGCTGAGAATCAACCTCAATCTTCTCTATGACCACAATCCCAAG gtatttctggaaaatgtaGAAACCTTTATCAAGCAAATAGATTCTGTGAACCATATCAACTTGTTTTTCACAGAACTGAA AGACGAAGATTTCACAAAGAGCATGTACCCATCTCTGAATGGTAGCAGTAACGCTCAACCACACCAGCGTCTCGATCAGAAAAAAGTAAACCTCGTATGTGATATGATGAGAGTTGCCATGGAACGCATTGACCCTGAAAA atACTGCCTATCAATACTGACAGCACATGTAAAGAAAAATCCTCCAGAACTGGAAATTGCTCTCCAGAAGGTTCATGATCTTCGAG AGAGCATTTCTCCAAATGTCACAGCCGTGAGTGCAGAGGAAGCACTAAAATACCTGCTTTTCCTTGTGGATGTCAATGAACTGTATGATTATTCCCTGGGCACATATGACTTTGATTTAGTCATCATGGTAGCAGAAAAGTCTCAAAAG GACCCAAAAGAATACTTACCCTTCTTAAATACTCTCCAGAAGATGGAGACCAACTATCAGCGGTACACAATAGACAAACACTTGAAGAGATATGCAAAAGCTCTTGGACACCTCAGTAAATGTG GTCCTGAAcacttttctgaatttctgaactTGGTGAAAGATCAGAATCTGTATTGTGAAGCCTTGAAGCTGTACCCCTCCAGCACTCAGGAGTACAAG GATATCAGTGATGCATATGGGGAGTATTTGATTCAGAAGCAGCTTTATGAACAGGCTGCACTGATATTTGCTCGGGCTGGCATCTTTGCAAAAGCACTCGATGCGTTTCTGAGCAGTGGCAGCTGGCAGCAAGCCCTGTGCATGGCTTCACGGCTTGGTTACACGACGGATAAGCTGTCCAGCCTGGCACAGAGCATGGCAG GAAAACTGGTTGAACAGAGAAAGCATGCAGAGGCAGCCATGCTCCTGGAGCAGTACACTCAG GACTACGAAGAGGCTGTTCTCCTCCTTCTAGAAGGGGCTTTCTGGGAAGAAGCTTTAAGACTG ATTCACAAGTATGATAGACTGGATATCTTGGAGACCAACTTCAAACCCGCCATCTTGGAAG CCCAGAAAAGTCAGCTGATGTTCTTAGATtctcagaaaacagcatttcttcgCCACAAGAGTCGCCTGCAGGTGGTCCGAGAGCTGAAGGAGAAGGCTAGTGAGAGCCTGCATG ATTATGAAATGCCAAATTGCCCAGAATTGGATCTTTTCTCTGAAACCAGCAGTGTTGTGACAGCTAGCGACGTGAACAGCAAATACTCACACAGCAATTCAAGAATATCAGC GCGATCCTCAAAGAACCGGCGCAAGGCTGAACGCAAGAGATACAGCTTGAAGGAGGGGAGTCCTTTTGAAGATGTGGCCCTTCTGGAAGTCCTGGGAGAAAACATCCGTGCTGTTGAGAATGTGAAAG GAGACGTACACATCCTTCTGAAGCAGCTTGTACTGTTTGGTTTTGATGAGCAAGCTGTGGGACTGCAGCAAGTTCTGGAAGAGGTTTTGCAGCTGATGGAGACCTCGATCCCAGAAATCTGGACTCCAGATGTGCAGCAGAGTTCTCTCAACCCG GTCCTGGGTCCCAATTCAACTGCAAACAGCATTATGGCTGCGTATCAGCAGAAGAGGATGCTGGCTCCTGTTGTACAAG TCCTGGAACTGCCAGGAAGAAATCCTCCAACAAACTCCTGGGTGTGA